The Peribacillus simplex genome contains a region encoding:
- the rpmB gene encoding 50S ribosomal protein L28, with translation MARKCVITGRRTRSGNSRSHAMNASKRTWGANLQKVRILVDGKPKRVYVSARALKSGKVERV, from the coding sequence ATGGCACGTAAATGTGTAATCACTGGAAGAAGAACTCGTTCTGGTAACAGCCGCTCTCACGCAATGAACGCTAGCAAGCGTACATGGGGCGCTAACCTTCAAAAAGTACGTATTTTAGTTGACGGTAAACCTAAACGTGTATACGTTTCTGCAAGAGCTCTTAAATCGGGCAAAGTAGAACGCGTATAA
- the spoVM gene encoding stage V sporulation protein SpoVM: MKFYTIKLPKVLGSLVRAMLGAFKKG, encoded by the coding sequence ATGAAATTTTATACGATTAAATTGCCAAAAGTTCTGGGCAGTTTGGTAAGGGCTATGCTCGGAGCGTTTAAAAAAGGCTGA
- the rpe gene encoding ribulose-phosphate 3-epimerase has translation MVKIAPSILSADFAKLGEEILDVERGGADLIHVDVMDGHFVPNITIGSLIVDAIRPVTKLPLDVHLMIEQPDRYIEAFAKAGADYITVHVEACTHLHRTIQLIKSFGVKAGVVLNPATPASLIKPIIEDIDMVLLMTVNPGFGGQKFIKSVLPKIAEVKAMAEMYNHNLEIEIDGGVNEETAKLCIEQGATVLVAGSAIYNQEDRQAAIQKIRGK, from the coding sequence ATGGTTAAAATCGCACCATCCATTTTATCAGCTGACTTTGCAAAATTGGGAGAAGAAATTCTAGATGTGGAAAGGGGCGGAGCGGATTTAATCCATGTGGATGTCATGGATGGGCATTTCGTGCCGAATATAACGATAGGCTCACTAATTGTTGATGCTATCCGCCCGGTGACAAAACTTCCGCTTGATGTTCATTTAATGATCGAACAACCTGATCGTTATATCGAGGCATTTGCGAAAGCGGGAGCCGATTATATAACTGTACATGTAGAGGCATGCACTCATTTGCATCGGACGATACAATTGATTAAATCTTTTGGTGTAAAGGCAGGCGTTGTACTTAATCCAGCCACTCCGGCGTCCTTGATCAAACCTATAATCGAGGATATTGACATGGTATTATTGATGACGGTCAATCCGGGTTTTGGCGGGCAAAAGTTCATTAAATCCGTTCTGCCCAAAATTGCTGAAGTGAAGGCGATGGCAGAAATGTATAATCATAATCTCGAAATAGAGATTGATGGTGGAGTGAATGAAGAAACGGCTAAACTATGTATTGAACAAGGGGCGACAGTCCTGGTGGCCGGGTCGGCAATATATAATCAAGAAGATCGACAAGCAGCGATTCAAAAGATTCGGGGAAAGTGA
- the rsgA gene encoding ribosome small subunit-dependent GTPase A: MPEGKIIKALSGFYYVLDGEEVYQCRGRGVFRKNKVTPLVGDYVVFEAENKTDGTVTEIKPRKNELIRPQISNVDQAILVFSAVEPDFSPALLDRFLVLIEDNEIEPIIVVTKLDLVTTENQKKLSQYIKDYQKLGYTVLETSSVTAGGIEGLVPYLEGKTSVFAGQSGVGKSSLLNAINPDLALKTDDISSHLGRGKHTTRHVELIHIGSGLVADTPGFSSLEFMEMEAERLSYCFPEMHKHGEDCKFRACLHDKEPKCAVKEAVDAGEIPRYRYEHYMQFLEEIRDRKPRY, translated from the coding sequence ATGCCCGAAGGAAAAATTATCAAAGCATTAAGTGGATTTTATTATGTCCTTGATGGTGAAGAGGTCTATCAATGCCGCGGACGGGGCGTGTTCAGGAAGAATAAGGTAACGCCGCTTGTGGGTGATTATGTAGTTTTTGAAGCGGAAAATAAAACGGACGGGACCGTGACCGAAATAAAACCGCGAAAGAATGAATTGATTCGTCCGCAAATCTCGAATGTAGATCAGGCAATCCTTGTCTTTTCAGCAGTAGAGCCCGATTTCAGTCCGGCATTGCTTGATCGATTCCTCGTACTGATCGAAGATAACGAGATCGAACCGATTATCGTCGTGACGAAACTTGACTTGGTCACAACAGAAAACCAAAAGAAATTGTCACAGTATATCAAGGACTATCAGAAACTTGGTTATACTGTACTGGAAACATCTTCAGTTACTGCTGGCGGAATTGAAGGACTTGTGCCGTATTTAGAAGGAAAAACCAGTGTATTTGCCGGTCAATCCGGCGTTGGGAAATCGTCTTTGCTGAATGCGATCAATCCTGACTTGGCCTTAAAGACGGATGATATCTCATCACACCTGGGACGCGGGAAGCATACCACCCGCCACGTTGAATTGATTCATATCGGCTCTGGGCTTGTCGCAGATACTCCTGGATTCAGTTCACTTGAATTCATGGAAATGGAAGCTGAACGGTTATCCTATTGCTTCCCGGAAATGCATAAGCATGGGGAAGACTGTAAATTCCGTGCCTGCCTGCACGATAAAGAACCGAAGTGTGCAGTGAAGGAAGCGGTTGATGCCGGGGAAATTCCACGTTATCGATATGAACATTATATGCAATTCTTAGAAGAAATCAGAGATAGAAAGCCGAGGTATTAA
- a CDS encoding DAK2 domain-containing protein has translation MSITSLNGKRFAEMIIQGANHLAANAQMVDALNVFPVPDGDTGTNMNLSMTSGAKEVQNNVQEHIGKVGTSLSRGLLMGARGNSGVILSQLFRGFAKAIEHKSEINSEEFAQAFEAGVQTAYKAVMKPVEGTILTVAKDAAKQAVSSAARHQDLIQVMEEIVTEANASLKRTPDLLPVLKEVGVVDSGGQGLVFVYEGFLAELKGEALPVRSSNGPSMDDMISAEHHMNVQGHMNTEDIVYGYCTEFMVRLESEKLANKPFDEEKFRNDLSEYGDSLLVISDDEVVKVHIHSEQPGTCLNYGQQYGSLIKMKIDNMREQHTAIVGETNTPLQTKSSTKEKYAVVSVAMGAGISELFKSIGAKSIIEGGQTMNPSTEDIVKAVEEANADHVIILPNNKNIIMAANQAADVLGDHVTVIPTKTVPQGMAALLAFNPTLDAEENKKAMIEALSHVKTGQITYAVRDTNIDGLAIETGDFMGIAEGTIKVKDKDMIQAAKDLLSDMIDEDSEILTVLYGEDATAEEVESLVAFCNENFEDVEVEVHNGKQPLYSFIFSIE, from the coding sequence GTGTCAATTACAAGTTTAAACGGAAAGCGCTTTGCAGAAATGATCATTCAAGGTGCCAACCATTTAGCGGCAAATGCCCAAATGGTTGATGCGTTGAATGTTTTCCCTGTTCCAGATGGAGATACAGGAACGAATATGAATTTATCGATGACTTCGGGAGCGAAGGAAGTGCAAAATAACGTCCAGGAACACATCGGGAAAGTGGGTACGTCCCTTTCAAGAGGACTGCTGATGGGCGCACGCGGCAACTCAGGAGTAATCCTTTCGCAACTGTTCCGCGGTTTTGCTAAAGCGATTGAACATAAATCGGAAATCAATAGTGAAGAATTTGCCCAAGCTTTTGAAGCAGGAGTTCAGACAGCTTATAAAGCTGTAATGAAACCTGTCGAAGGAACGATTTTAACGGTTGCAAAAGATGCGGCCAAGCAAGCGGTTTCATCAGCAGCAAGGCACCAAGACCTTATTCAAGTAATGGAAGAAATCGTTACGGAGGCCAATGCCTCATTAAAACGCACACCGGATCTTCTTCCAGTCTTAAAAGAAGTGGGAGTCGTTGATAGCGGTGGGCAAGGATTGGTGTTCGTTTATGAAGGTTTCCTTGCTGAGCTGAAAGGTGAAGCCCTTCCAGTCCGATCTTCAAATGGTCCAAGCATGGATGACATGATCAGTGCCGAACATCACATGAATGTACAAGGTCATATGAATACGGAAGATATCGTGTATGGCTACTGCACGGAATTCATGGTCCGATTGGAAAGTGAAAAACTTGCCAATAAACCATTTGATGAAGAAAAATTCAGAAATGATTTAAGTGAATACGGAGATTCTTTATTAGTCATCTCAGATGATGAAGTCGTCAAAGTACATATTCACTCTGAACAGCCTGGAACGTGCCTGAATTATGGACAGCAATATGGTAGTTTAATAAAAATGAAAATCGATAATATGCGTGAACAGCATACTGCGATTGTCGGTGAGACGAATACACCGCTTCAAACTAAATCGTCCACCAAAGAGAAGTACGCTGTAGTGTCAGTGGCGATGGGTGCTGGCATCAGCGAATTATTCAAAAGCATCGGCGCTAAGTCCATCATCGAAGGCGGACAAACGATGAATCCTAGCACGGAAGATATAGTTAAAGCTGTCGAAGAGGCAAATGCAGATCATGTAATCATCTTGCCTAATAATAAAAATATCATCATGGCGGCCAATCAGGCTGCAGATGTGCTTGGGGATCATGTGACTGTCATCCCGACGAAAACAGTACCACAGGGAATGGCTGCATTGTTGGCATTCAACCCTACACTTGATGCTGAAGAGAATAAAAAAGCGATGATCGAAGCCCTTTCGCATGTGAAAACGGGCCAGATTACTTATGCTGTCCGGGATACAAACATTGACGGTCTGGCAATCGAGACCGGGGACTTCATGGGAATTGCTGAAGGCACCATCAAAGTGAAGGATAAAGACATGATTCAGGCGGCAAAAGATCTACTTTCCGATATGATTGACGAAGATTCGGAAATCCTTACCGTTTTATATGGGGAAGATGCCACTGCCGAAGAGGTCGAAAGTCTTGTCGCGTTTTGTAATGAGAATTTCGAAGACGTTGAAGTTGAAGTCCATAATGGGAAACAACCTTTATATTCTTTTATTTTTTCAATTGAATAA
- a CDS encoding Stp1/IreP family PP2C-type Ser/Thr phosphatase: MRAIFKTDRGKVRQHNEDNGGIFKNSEGVRLAIVADGMGGHRAGDVASAMTIDLLKKGWESSTGIETAKDAEGWLKQQIVLVNQLLFEHAEANTECKGMGTTIVAAICTDKFATIANIGDSRCYLYNESGFKQVTEDHSLVNELVRSGQISKEDAENHPRKNVLLRALGTEMQVEMDIMTVIFEENDLLLLCSDGLTNKVSEQELEETITNGQSLEEKANSLIDKANHYGGEDNITLVLVQFTEESESR, from the coding sequence ATGAGGGCAATATTTAAGACAGACCGTGGAAAAGTCCGCCAGCATAATGAAGATAATGGCGGAATCTTTAAGAACTCGGAAGGCGTTCGCCTTGCCATCGTTGCAGATGGCATGGGCGGCCACCGTGCCGGGGATGTAGCCAGTGCAATGACGATAGACCTTCTGAAAAAGGGCTGGGAATCATCTACAGGTATCGAAACGGCAAAAGATGCCGAGGGTTGGCTGAAGCAGCAAATCGTCTTGGTCAATCAGTTGCTTTTTGAACATGCAGAAGCGAATACGGAATGTAAGGGCATGGGGACCACCATTGTGGCAGCCATTTGCACCGACAAGTTTGCTACCATTGCCAACATCGGGGACAGCCGATGTTATTTGTATAATGAGAGCGGTTTTAAGCAGGTCACGGAAGATCATTCACTTGTTAATGAATTGGTCCGTTCCGGGCAGATTTCAAAGGAAGATGCCGAAAACCACCCACGGAAAAATGTTTTATTACGAGCCTTGGGGACAGAAATGCAAGTGGAAATGGATATTATGACTGTCATCTTCGAAGAAAATGATTTACTATTGCTTTGTTCGGATGGATTGACGAATAAAGTGAGTGAACAGGAACTGGAAGAAACCATAACCAATGGACAGTCACTTGAAGAAAAGGCGAATTCTTTAATAGATAAGGCCAATCACTACGGTGGGGAAGATAATATCACCCTTGTGCTTGTTCAATTTACTGAAGAAAGTGAAAGCAGGTGA
- a CDS encoding thiamine diphosphokinase, whose translation MIISIMAGGPECFWPDLTWYEEKTDLWVGVDRGVWSLLEKGIEPKYGFGDFDSVSEGEYKKIEQRLEQINLYSSEKDETDLEIAFKWAIGQKPSEIHILGATGGRMDHFLGNIQLLQKESVLPYHGDIEIYIVDRQNIFTVKTAGSYEVTALKDKKYLSLLPVTAEVTGITLSGFKYPLNDASVEIGSTLCISNELISESGNVSFEKGILMVIRSSD comes from the coding sequence ATGATTATTAGTATAATGGCTGGAGGTCCGGAATGTTTTTGGCCGGATCTGACATGGTATGAGGAGAAGACTGATCTTTGGGTCGGGGTTGACAGGGGAGTATGGTCCTTGCTTGAAAAAGGTATCGAACCTAAGTACGGTTTCGGGGATTTTGATTCAGTTTCGGAAGGCGAATACAAGAAGATTGAGCAAAGGCTGGAACAAATCAATCTATATTCATCGGAAAAGGATGAAACGGATTTAGAGATTGCATTTAAATGGGCAATAGGGCAAAAGCCAAGTGAAATTCATATCCTGGGCGCTACAGGGGGAAGAATGGACCATTTTCTTGGAAATATCCAGCTGCTCCAAAAAGAAAGTGTCCTCCCTTATCATGGGGATATAGAAATATACATAGTCGATCGGCAAAATATATTCACAGTTAAGACAGCGGGTTCATATGAGGTCACTGCTTTGAAAGATAAGAAATACTTGTCATTGCTCCCTGTAACGGCGGAAGTCACCGGCATTACACTTTCGGGTTTCAAATACCCACTGAATGATGCAAGCGTGGAAATAGGTTCGACCCTTTGCATCAGCAATGAACTAATTTCCGAATCTGGGAATGTTTCATTTGAGAAAGGCATATTAATGGTGATAAGAAGCAGTGATTAA
- the sdaAB gene encoding L-serine ammonia-lyase, iron-sulfur-dependent subunit beta — protein sequence MKFRSVFDIIGPVMIGPSSSHTAGAARIGRVARNLFDREPKWAHISFYGSFAKTYKGHGTDVAIVGGLLDFDTFDERIKESLELARKKKMKVTFREEEAVPEHPNTAKVTVGDDDGELELVGISIGGGKIEIVELNGFKLRLSGHNPAILVVHDDRFGAIANVSNILAKHQINIGQMEVSRKEKGKMALMTIEVDHNLEDHVIAEITALPNITQVARIVD from the coding sequence ATGAAATTCAGAAGTGTATTCGATATAATTGGTCCTGTAATGATCGGCCCCTCTAGTTCCCATACAGCAGGAGCTGCAAGGATCGGGAGGGTTGCCAGGAATTTATTCGATCGGGAACCAAAATGGGCCCATATTTCTTTTTACGGATCGTTTGCCAAAACCTATAAAGGCCATGGAACGGATGTAGCCATTGTAGGGGGCTTACTTGATTTTGATACATTTGATGAGAGAATTAAAGAATCGCTGGAACTAGCCCGTAAAAAGAAAATGAAAGTTACTTTTCGGGAAGAAGAAGCAGTACCCGAACATCCCAATACTGCAAAAGTAACAGTTGGAGATGATGATGGTGAACTGGAACTTGTCGGAATATCGATTGGCGGGGGAAAGATCGAAATCGTCGAACTGAATGGGTTTAAATTGAGGCTCTCCGGGCACAACCCTGCCATACTTGTCGTTCATGATGATCGATTTGGTGCCATCGCCAATGTGTCAAACATATTAGCCAAGCATCAAATCAATATTGGCCAGATGGAAGTCTCCCGAAAAGAGAAAGGGAAGATGGCCCTGATGACGATTGAAGTGGACCATAACCTGGAGGATCACGTCATCGCAGAAATTACGGCACTCCCCAACATCACTCAAGTAGCAAGGATTGTGGATTGA
- the rsmB gene encoding 16S rRNA (cytosine(967)-C(5))-methyltransferase RsmB: MKQTKKGVREIALDILESVEKNQSYSNLLLNNLIKKHQLSAVDSGLLTEISYGTIQRKMTLDYYLSPYIKQPKKTQSWVINLLRLSVYQMVYLDKVPDHAIIFEAVEISKKRGHKGTSSMVNGVLRNIQRNGVPSLGDIKDDLERLSIEVSHPIWLVKRWVEQFGYEKTKEMCEINLTAPLQTGRVNLKKISRRELISILTEEGYDVEASEVVPEAIVSYKGNLAHSESYKLGYLSIQDESSMLVAHALGANENDAVLDCCAAPGGKTTHIAEGLTTGQVYALDLHEHKVKLIKEQAERLKLRNNIKTMALDSRKVQEHFNKEGFDRVLIDAPCSGLGVMRRKPDVKYTKTKDDIMKLSSIQKQLLESAAPLVKQGGRLVYSTCTVDKEENDKVAAAFLESHPDFESDATLSTRMPESVQPFIEGHTLQVFPQYFSSDGFFIASFRKKVL; the protein is encoded by the coding sequence ATGAAGCAAACTAAAAAGGGAGTACGTGAAATCGCTCTCGATATCTTGGAATCTGTAGAGAAAAACCAATCCTACAGTAACCTATTATTGAACAATTTGATTAAAAAGCACCAGTTATCCGCCGTGGACAGCGGACTGCTTACAGAAATAAGCTACGGTACCATACAGCGGAAGATGACTTTGGATTATTATTTGAGCCCATATATTAAACAACCGAAAAAAACGCAAAGCTGGGTCATCAATTTACTTAGACTTTCCGTTTACCAAATGGTCTATTTAGATAAAGTGCCTGATCATGCAATCATTTTCGAGGCCGTCGAAATTTCCAAAAAGCGCGGGCATAAAGGTACATCTTCGATGGTAAATGGTGTACTTCGTAATATTCAAAGAAATGGTGTTCCTTCTTTAGGTGATATTAAAGATGATCTGGAACGGCTTTCCATAGAAGTAAGTCATCCAATTTGGTTGGTCAAGCGTTGGGTGGAGCAATTTGGTTATGAAAAGACCAAGGAAATGTGTGAAATCAACTTAACTGCGCCTTTACAGACGGGACGTGTTAATTTAAAGAAGATTTCACGCCGTGAACTGATCAGCATATTAACGGAAGAAGGATATGATGTTGAAGCAAGTGAAGTCGTTCCCGAAGCAATCGTCAGCTATAAAGGGAATCTTGCTCATTCAGAAAGCTACAAATTAGGGTATTTATCGATTCAGGACGAGAGCTCAATGCTTGTAGCCCATGCATTAGGCGCGAATGAAAATGATGCTGTACTCGATTGCTGTGCTGCACCTGGAGGGAAAACGACACATATCGCAGAAGGCTTGACCACTGGACAAGTATATGCGCTCGACCTTCATGAGCATAAGGTCAAGCTCATAAAAGAGCAGGCTGAGCGCCTAAAACTCAGAAACAATATTAAGACAATGGCCCTTGATAGCAGGAAAGTGCAAGAACACTTTAATAAGGAAGGGTTTGACAGGGTGCTGATCGATGCACCATGTTCCGGGTTGGGAGTCATGCGCCGGAAGCCTGATGTAAAGTACACTAAAACAAAAGATGATATAATGAAACTCTCAAGTATACAAAAACAATTATTGGAATCGGCTGCCCCGCTTGTCAAGCAAGGCGGACGGTTAGTATATAGTACCTGTACGGTGGATAAAGAAGAAAATGACAAAGTCGCTGCAGCATTTTTGGAAAGCCATCCGGATTTTGAAAGCGATGCAACCTTGTCCACAAGAATGCCTGAAAGCGTTCAGCCATTTATCGAGGGTCATACGCTGCAAGTTTTTCCGCAATATTTTAGCAGTGACGGATTCTTTATTGCGAGTTTTAGAAAGAAGGTGCTGTAA
- the rlmN gene encoding 23S rRNA (adenine(2503)-C(2))-methyltransferase RlmN: MAEITKSSRVRKDTTPEKPSIYSLELHQIKEWLVQNGEKAFRADQVYDWLYKKRVSSFEDMSNLSKTLRDKLESQFTFTTLKTLIQQTSNDGTMKFLFELHDGYSIETVLMRHEYGNSICVTTQVGCRIGCTFCASTLGGLKRNLESGEIVAQVVKVQQALDESEERVSSVVIMGIGEPFDNYDNMMSFLKNINHEKGLNIGARHITVSTSGIIPKIYKFAEESMQINFAVSLHAPNTELRSKLMPINKAYKLPDLIEAIKYYTEKTGRRVSFEYGLFGGENDTVEHAEELASLIKGIKCHVNLIPVNYVPERNYVRTPRDQIFEFEKTLKKRGINVTIRREQGSDIDAACGQLRAKERKEETR; encoded by the coding sequence ATGGCAGAAATCACTAAATCATCTAGAGTAAGAAAAGACACGACACCAGAAAAACCATCGATCTATTCATTAGAGCTTCACCAAATTAAAGAATGGCTTGTTCAAAATGGAGAGAAGGCATTCCGGGCCGATCAAGTTTATGACTGGCTTTATAAAAAGCGTGTCTCCAGTTTTGAAGATATGTCCAACCTTTCGAAAACATTACGGGATAAGCTGGAATCACAATTCACCTTCACGACCTTGAAAACTTTGATTCAGCAAACGTCAAATGACGGAACGATGAAGTTTTTATTTGAACTCCATGATGGATATTCGATTGAAACGGTGTTGATGCGCCATGAATACGGAAACTCCATTTGCGTGACAACGCAGGTAGGATGTAGAATTGGCTGTACATTCTGTGCATCGACATTAGGCGGTTTAAAGCGTAATCTTGAATCAGGGGAAATTGTTGCCCAGGTCGTTAAAGTTCAGCAAGCACTTGACGAATCGGAGGAACGTGTTAGTTCCGTCGTTATCATGGGAATCGGTGAACCGTTTGATAACTACGATAATATGATGTCATTCTTGAAGAATATAAACCATGAAAAGGGCTTGAACATCGGCGCGCGTCATATTACCGTTTCCACAAGTGGAATCATTCCTAAAATCTATAAGTTTGCTGAAGAAAGCATGCAAATAAACTTTGCTGTTTCCCTTCATGCACCGAATACGGAATTGAGAAGTAAATTGATGCCGATCAATAAGGCCTACAAACTTCCAGACTTGATTGAAGCCATCAAATACTATACAGAAAAAACAGGTCGCCGTGTAAGTTTTGAATATGGTCTATTCGGTGGCGAAAATGATACAGTGGAGCACGCAGAAGAATTAGCAAGTTTAATAAAAGGGATAAAATGCCATGTTAACTTAATACCGGTTAACTATGTACCTGAACGCAACTATGTACGTACACCTCGTGACCAAATTTTTGAGTTTGAAAAAACATTGAAGAAGCGCGGCATTAATGTAACGATCCGAAGGGAACAAGGCAGTGATATTGACGCAGCCTGCGGCCAGCTTCGGGCCAAGGAGCGCAAAGAAGAGACGAGGTGA
- a CDS encoding Asp23/Gls24 family envelope stress response protein has translation MSIELQTKYGQIDISNDVIATVAGGAAVDCYGIIGMASKKQFKDGIAEILRKENFTKGVIVRQEEEEVHIDMYIIVSYGTKISEVAHNVQSKVKYTLDKTVGLAVDSVNIFVQGVRVTNP, from the coding sequence ATGTCTATCGAATTACAAACGAAGTATGGACAAATTGACATCTCTAATGATGTTATCGCAACTGTAGCAGGCGGAGCAGCCGTGGATTGCTACGGAATTATAGGAATGGCTTCCAAAAAACAATTTAAAGACGGCATTGCCGAAATTTTAAGAAAAGAAAACTTTACTAAGGGTGTAATAGTCCGTCAAGAAGAGGAAGAAGTTCATATCGATATGTATATCATCGTAAGTTATGGAACGAAAATCTCGGAAGTTGCACATAATGTGCAATCAAAGGTAAAGTATACTCTGGACAAAACTGTAGGATTAGCTGTTGATTCCGTCAACATTTTTGTACAGGGAGTTCGTGTGACGAACCCTTAA
- the pknB gene encoding Stk1 family PASTA domain-containing Ser/Thr kinase, which produces MLIGRRINGRYKLIEMVGGGGMANVYLARDMILDRDVALKILRMDFNNDEEFIKRFNREAQSATSLAHPNIVSIYDVGEEDSIYYIVMEYVDGFTLKQYIQKYYPIPVDEALDIMKQITAAISHAHHNGIIHRDIKPQNILIDKEGTVKITDFGIALALSATNITQTNAVLGSVHYLSPEQARGGMANKKSDIYSLGIVMFELLTGRLPFSGESAVSIALKHLQSETPSPKRWNSEIPQSVENIILKATAKDSYYRYDSVDSMEDDMRTSLNPERSNELPFAIPEDHDATKAIPVITDDQISSVDETIIRGPEKNTLVYADDEESESEAESKAKKKPKKQKKQKKQKIKSEHKGKKRKNMPAILVTTFLVLALLAVLSVTVVPPLLVSKEVTIPDLKGEELDDAITELLEMDLEIGDTIEIEDEEVEAGLVIKTNPKEGKTVKEGAVIDIYQSIGKETISLSSYEGRDYSDVKSLLEKMGFKNISVTEKYDDSAAGTIIDQTPSGATDVVPSETELELTVSKGADLLSLKNLTGFNQAGLDDYSNESGIKIDVEEEIYDDTVAEGLVISQSPEPATKVEKGSTVKVVISKGKEEIPPKSVTEEIKIEYDPVEPGKTQKIQIFIEDIDNSMTEPQETFFILEDAKRTIELMVSPDKKAGYKVMRDNQVIIDESVSYPE; this is translated from the coding sequence ATGTTGATTGGTAGAAGAATCAACGGCCGTTATAAACTGATCGAGATGGTCGGCGGCGGCGGTATGGCGAATGTTTACCTTGCAAGGGATATGATCTTAGATAGGGATGTTGCATTGAAAATCCTTCGCATGGATTTTAATAATGACGAAGAGTTCATCAAGCGCTTCAATCGGGAAGCCCAATCGGCAACCAGTTTAGCCCATCCCAATATCGTAAGCATTTATGATGTTGGTGAAGAAGATTCAATCTATTATATTGTAATGGAATACGTGGACGGTTTTACACTAAAGCAATACATACAAAAATATTATCCGATTCCAGTCGATGAAGCCCTGGATATCATGAAGCAAATCACGGCAGCGATTTCCCATGCCCATCATAATGGGATCATCCATCGTGACATCAAGCCACAGAACATATTGATTGATAAAGAAGGAACCGTCAAGATTACGGATTTCGGCATTGCATTGGCCCTAAGCGCAACAAACATAACACAGACCAACGCAGTCTTGGGCTCGGTTCATTACTTATCTCCTGAACAGGCCAGAGGCGGTATGGCCAATAAGAAATCGGACATTTATTCACTTGGTATCGTCATGTTTGAATTGTTGACGGGGAGATTGCCTTTTTCGGGTGAATCAGCCGTTTCGATAGCTCTTAAACATTTACAATCGGAAACTCCTTCGCCAAAACGCTGGAACTCTGAAATACCTCAGAGTGTGGAAAATATTATCCTGAAAGCGACAGCCAAAGATTCATATTACCGCTATGATAGCGTGGACTCAATGGAAGATGACATGCGGACTTCGCTTAATCCTGAGCGTTCAAATGAACTGCCTTTTGCCATTCCTGAAGATCATGATGCAACAAAAGCCATCCCCGTCATAACGGATGATCAGATTTCAAGCGTCGATGAGACAATCATAAGGGGTCCGGAAAAAAATACATTGGTCTATGCGGACGATGAAGAAAGTGAATCAGAAGCAGAGAGTAAAGCGAAGAAGAAACCGAAAAAACAAAAGAAACAGAAAAAACAAAAAATCAAGTCTGAACATAAAGGTAAAAAACGAAAGAACATGCCTGCGATCTTGGTGACCACCTTTTTAGTTCTCGCCCTGCTTGCTGTTTTATCTGTCACTGTTGTACCTCCCCTCCTTGTTTCGAAGGAAGTGACGATCCCGGACCTTAAAGGGGAAGAATTGGATGATGCCATTACTGAATTGCTTGAAATGGATTTGGAAATTGGGGACACGATCGAGATTGAGGATGAAGAGGTCGAAGCTGGTCTTGTGATCAAAACCAACCCAAAGGAAGGCAAGACGGTCAAGGAAGGTGCAGTGATCGATATTTATCAAAGCATTGGTAAAGAGACGATTTCATTGTCCAGTTATGAAGGTCGAGACTATTCTGATGTTAAATCCCTGCTTGAAAAAATGGGATTCAAAAACATAAGCGTGACCGAAAAATATGATGACAGTGCTGCCGGCACGATCATAGATCAAACGCCCTCGGGTGCCACTGATGTCGTACCATCCGAAACGGAGCTTGAGCTAACGGTCAGTAAAGGGGCAGATCTGCTGAGCTTGAAGAACTTAACGGGGTTCAATCAAGCTGGCCTTGATGATTATTCCAATGAGAGTGGAATAAAGATCGATGTCGAAGAAGAAATCTATGATGATACAGTAGCGGAGGGGCTTGTCATTTCCCAGTCACCCGAACCTGCTACGAAGGTGGAAAAGGGCAGTACTGTGAAAGTGGTCATATCAAAAGGGAAAGAAGAGATTCCTCCCAAGAGTGTAACGGAGGAAATCAAAATCGAGTATGATCCGGTTGAGCCAGGCAAAACGCAAAAAATACAAATTTTCATCGAGGATATCGACAATAGCATGACGGAGCCCCAAGAAACATTCTTTATTTTGGAAGATGCCAAAAGAACGATCGAATTAATGGTTTCCCCGGATAAGAAAGCAGGATATAAAGTCATGCGTGACAACCAGGTCATCATTGACGAATCCGTCTCATATCCAGAATAA